The following coding sequences are from one Ovis canadensis isolate MfBH-ARS-UI-01 breed Bighorn chromosome 7, ARS-UI_OviCan_v2, whole genome shotgun sequence window:
- the LOC138444008 gene encoding olfactory receptor 11G2-like yields MNMSSREATHSVTHFILLGFSSSPEMQLLYFGLFSAAYILTLMANTAIVCAVRWDQRLHTPMYIFLGNFSFLEICYVTTTVPNMLANFLSSSKSISFVSCFAQFYFFFSFGCDEGFYLCIMAFDRYLAICRPLHYPCIMTKELYTGLVIFGWSCGFILFLTPVVLISQLPFCNPNVIDHFMCDPVPLMMLSCSEDTTTQLIYSAFNAVFMTGTFLFILCSYALVILAVLRMPSAASKRKAFSTCASHLAVVILFFGSVMVMYVSPGSGHPVKVQKIVTLFYSVITPLCNPLIYSLRNNEMKAALKKVFWAEISVLKT; encoded by the coding sequence ATGAATATGTCCAGCAGGGAAGCCACCCACTCTGTTACCCACTTTATCCTCCTGGGCTTTTCCTCAAGCCCAGAAATGCAGCTCCTCTACTTCGGGCTCTTCTCAGCAGCCTATATCCTGACCCTGATGGCGAACACAGCCATTGTCTGTGCTGTGCGGTGGGATCAGCGCCTTCACACCCCCATGTACATCTTCTTGGGGAATTTCTCTTTCCTGGAAATATGTTATGTCACCACAACCGTCCCTAATATGTTGGCCAACTTCCTGTCCTCAAGCAAGTCCATCTCCTTCGTGAGTTGTTTTGCAcagttctatttcttcttctctttcggGTGTGATGAGGGCTTCTACCTTTGCATCATGGCCTTTGACAGGTATCTTGCCATCTGCCGTCCTCTGCATTACCCATGCATCATGACTAAAGAGCTCTACACTGGCCTCGTCATCTTTGGGTGGTCCTGTGGGTTCATTCTCTTCCTAACCCCTGTTGTTCTCATTTCACAGTTGCCCTTTTGCAACCCAAATGTCATTGACCATTTTATGTGTGATCCTGTCCCATTGATGATGCTGTCCTGTTCTGAAGACACCACCACACAACTCATTTACTCTGCTTTCAATGCTGTTTTCATGACTGGCACCTTTCTCTTCATCCTTTGCTCCTATGCGCTGGTGATTCTGGCTGTGTTAAGGATGCCCTCAGCAGCAAGCAAACGcaaggctttctctacttgtgctTCTCATCTAGctgtggtaattctgttttttggCTCTGTTATGGTGATGTATGTTAGTCCTGGATCAGGACACCCAGTGAAAGTGCAAAAAATTGTGACCTTATTTTATTCTGTAATAACACCCCTCTGCAATCCTCTAATTTATAGCCTCAGGAACAATGAGATGAAGGCTGCTCTAAAGAAAGTCTTTTGGGCTGAAATATCTGTtcttaaaacataa